AAAAAATCTGGTCTTTTGGGAAATAAAATAAAATGGAATTTCACAAAATTTCTTATAGATAAAAATGGAAATGTCGTTTCAAGATTTGCTCCGCAAACTGAACCAAAAGATATTGAAAAACATATATTAGAACTGTTAAAATAATTTAAAAAATGCATTGTCAAATAGACAATGCATTTTTAAATTTCTTTTCTATTTAATACAAAAATAGATGTAAAAATCATCAAAATTGTAAGTAATATTGTAGTTAAAATCGAATATCTATAATCTGCAAATGATATACTTCCCTTAATTAAATTAATATTATCTGAAAATAGAAAAATTGGTAAAAACTTAGCTATTTTATCATACATTCCAATTAAAAATTGTAATGCAACTGTTATAACTAAAGTTGATAAAGCTCCAACAGTATTTCTAAAAACAAAGCTTGCAAAACATTCCAAGATTATTAAAAATATTCCAAATATCCAAATTGGGATTGAAGCCTTTATTGCAAGTAATATCTCAACATTTTCTTTAAATATATATGTTGTATATATGTTAAAGATTAAACAGTAAATAATCAAAGATACTGTCCATAGTAAAGAGGCAAAAACCATTTTAGAAATTACTATCTGAAATCTAGGCAATCCCTTTGCAACTAAATTTACTAATGTTTTTTTAGAAAACTCATTTACTATATAATTACTGAAAATTATAACTATAAATATAAAGCCCAGTTGAGTTACATTTTTAAAAAACTGTACCCATGAATCTATAAATGTAGGCTCTTGAAGTCCTTTAGCTAGCTCTTCTCCTAAAAATGATTTTAAAATTTCAGGAGAAATTTTTGCTGTAATAGGACCTAGAATACCAAGAAATAAAAATATAAAAGACATTATAAATAATTTTTTATTTCTAACACTTTCAAGATATTCTTTCTTTAACAATGCTATAAATATTTTCATTTTATCACCTCTATAAATAAATCTTCTAATGAAGGCTTAATTATATTGTAGCTACCAATAAGCAAATCATTATCTAAAACTGTTCTAAATATTCTATTTTCTATATATTTCAAATTTTCAAAAGAAGAAAATATCACAGAGCAATCATTTAATTCTACTTTAATATTATTAGTTTCAAATTTACTTAGAAACAAATCTCTATCTTCAATATTAAAGAATTCTATAGAAATTTTATCTTTAAATCCCATATTTTTAATATCAGATATATTTCCATTTAAACAATTAACACCTTCATTTAATATCAAAAACTCATCACAAACTCTTTCAACATCTTGTAGAATATGAGTTGAGAACAATACAGTCGTATGCTCCTTAATCTTTAATAGTATATCCAAAATTTCTTTTCTACCGATTGGATCTAAAGCAGAAGTTGGTTCATCGCAGATTAGTAATTTAGGCTTATTGAATAATGCTTGAGCAATTCCAAGACGTTGTTTCATGCCTCTTGAAAATTTTCCAATCCTTTTATTCTCGTCTTTTAAGCCAACTAAATTTAACATTTCTTCAGTTCTTTCTTTAATTTCTGATTTTGATAATCCCGTGATTTCTCCACATAAATTAAGGTATTCTTTTGAAGTCATATAATCATAGAATTCTGGAACATCAGGCAAATATCCAATAAATCTATTAGTTTTCGTATTTCCAAAATGGACTTTTTCATCAAAAACTAAAATCTCCCCACAATCAGCTTTTAAAAAACCTAAAATGATTTTCATAGTGGTTGTCTTTCCAGCACCATTTTTCCCTAGAAATCCAAAAATCTGCTTTTCTTTTATACTAAAAGATAAATCTTTGATTACGTCATTTCCATTAAAAGTTTTTCTTAGATTATTTACAGTTAAAATATTCATTATTCTTCACTTCCAAATACAAAATATGAAATAGGTCCAATAGTTTGAATAAGAACTATCACACAAATCCATATCAATCTATTTCCATATCTATAATTTTGATGTTTTAAGCAATGTCTTAATGCAACTACTAATAATGTTATATTTATAATAATAATTGGCAATAAAATTAAAAAATGTTCTCTTAAAAAGTCCATAATTCCCTCCTATTTATCCACAAAATTTTTCAATTTTTCATAAAGTTGTTCAGTTTCCTCATTAGTTCTCATATTAATATAAACTGGCTTTTCATTTTTTCTGCTTATCTTTATGACCTTATCTGTTTTGTTGAAAACATAAAGCCTAACATTTCCTTCTCCCTCTAAAGAGAAATTACCATATGCCTTTTCTTTAGTAGCTCCACCATTCATCCTAATAGCTCTTTTTTCAGGAAATTTATCAAGCAATTCTAAATTCTCAATATCACTTTGTTTTATATTATCTTTATAAAGTATTGTGGAAATTTTAACAGTATCTGAAATTTCAACTTTCCAATCTTTTTCAAAAGTTAGTGCTAGCGCTAATATAATTACAAATGCGATAAGCATATTAGTAAAAGCAAATAATATTTTCCCTTTTTTATTTCCTCGATTAATAACTGTACTACTACTACTATTCATCGGGTCAGATACTAAAAGTCTTGGATCATTAGGATTTTTATATCCAAAAATGTCATAGTACTCATCTTGATCTTCAATAAATTTATCATCTTCAATATTACTGCTTATTTCTCTGTCAATTTTATTAATGGTATATATAAGATAGAATACAAAAAATGTAATAGAAATGATATATCCCACAAAAGGAATAAAAGAGTATTTATCCATTTTTTGTAAATATATTAAAACTAAAAATAAAACAGAATATAAATTTACCAAAGTAAAAACTTTATTTTGAAATTTTATAATTTTCATTTTATTTATATTTAAGTTTTTCTCTCTATCATCACTTATAACTGTTATTCTAGTCTTTCTCCAAAAAAGTCCAATAAATATCATTGCTACTAATGTTGTCGATAAACTTATAAACAAAATTAACTCCATATCAGCAAAAGTTCCAAAAATAGAAAATCCTCCAATAAAAACCAACAAAGGAATTAACCATACTAAAATAGGAAGTTTTTGCTTATCTATTTCTCTATTAACTGTTATGTCAACATACTTTCTCGTAAAACTCGCAAAGTTCTTTTCCTTTTTTAATTTTCTCATTTGTTTTATATATTTATCTGATAACACCCCAATTGAAATTAAATAAGCAAATAATATTCCAAGAAGGAGTATAATTTCTATATCAGTATTAATAAATAATAGGGAAAATGAGAGTATAAAAAATACTAAATTAAGCAATTTAAAACTCTTTAACCCTTTTTTACTAATCTCTTGAACTTCCTCACTATCTACCTCATTTATGGGAATTGTAGTAAGCAAAATTTTTCCATTATTGTAAGAAAATCCTTTCTTTTGTGAAAAATAACTTATAGCAAAAACCATCCATAGACATCCAATTAAAATTAAATCATAAGCCATATTAAAAACTCCTTTCTATAAAATCTAGTAAGAACTCTTTTCCAAGATTTCTCATTTTAACTTCATTAATTAAATTTTGTAAATTCTCTTTTATGTTTTCAATATTTTTTTCCGTGCATCTAACATATACAATCGAGCCTACACGTCTGTCAATCTCTATTACATTTTCACTCTTTAAAATTCCATAAGCTTTATTTACAGTCATAGGATTTATTCCAAAATCTTTTGCAAGTTGTCTAACAGATGGTAATTCATCTCCATTTTTTAAATTTCCCTCTGCAATTTCTTTGATGATTCCATTGCAAATCTGAGTGTAAATAGGAACTTCCGACAAAGTATCAATAAAAAACATTTCTCTCATCTCCTTGTATTATATATTATAATACAGATAATACAAAAAATCAACAAAAAAAGTTTAGTATTTAAGAAAAAATTATTTTATCTTAAAAGCTAAACTTTATTAATTGTTAATTTAAAACTACTTCTTCTTTATTTTTCTTTGATTTCCAAAGATATAATGCCAAACAACAAACTGTCATCAAAACAGATGATAAGATTGTTCCCTCTAGTCCAAATGTTGGATTATAAGCAAAACTTCCTTTTACTGAACCTCCAATTTTAAAAATTGAATATGGAACATTATTTCCACTATTTGGCAATCCAAGTAATATGCTTTGAGTAAAATTCCACATTGTATGCAATCCCATTGCCATCCATAAACTGTCAAAATAATATATAATCATGGATGCGAAAACTCCAAAAATAAATATACAGTAAAATGGCAAAATAGACATTCCATTATTGAACAAATGTAATGCTGCAAAGAATAATGAATTGAATATGATAACAAAAGCAGGACTATTAGTAGATTTTAATAATCTTTGATACATAAAGCCTCTGCATAAAAGCTCTTCCGCCGAAGATTGAACAAAAACGGCAAATAGCAAGCCAATTGCAGGAAACATTTCAAACAGACTAAATCGTAAAGGAAAATCTCCATTTATCATAGCAATTAAAGCGCAAAATCCATTTAACACAAAGCCTAATAATAATCCTAAAAATAAATATGCTATAGTATTTCCTTTAGCCTTAGTTGTTATTTTATCGATTATATAATGATTATTTTTAAAAACTAATAGTACAAAAAGAACTCCAAACCATATATAAATGGATAGAATATACATAATAAATGTATAACTAAATTCATTAGCTTTGAACAATCCAGATGTAAATAATAGTCTAAGTAATCTAGGTGTAATCCATCCTCCAACAATTTGAGTAATATATATAATTGCATAACTTATTATACAAATCCATAAAACATTATCATACCACTTTTTTTCCTGTAAATTTTCCATTGCTTTTTTAACTCCTCCTATAAATTATACTATTATACTAAAAAAGTATAACAAATGCCTGAAACTGTATTGAAAAATGCATGCATTCCCCAACCTATTAATATTGAGCCTCCAGCTTTTTTTTCATTTATATAACCAATTATCCAACCAATCATTCCAGTAAATAAAGTTATTACAATACTTTTTAAAATTCCAACAGCAGAGAAAAACAAAATTCCATGAATACAACCAAATAATAGTGCTTGAATTAGATTCCCTACTGTAAATCCAAATTTATTTCCAATTCTTTTTAAAAGAAAACCTCTAAATAATATTTCTTCAGGAAAAGAAGTATTAAAAAATGCATAAACTAATATTGAAGGCAAAGCCTTAATTCCTAATCCTGTATACTCAGAATATGCAACATTCACATTTTTAAGTATATAGAAGATAAAAACTGAGAAAATTGAAACTAAAACTATTACCATAAGAATCCATGCAGAAAGTTTATTTTCTTTTAAATTTTTTACTTTTTTTAATCCAATCCATTCAAAAAAACTCATCTTTTTTCTTGAAGTAACTAACCACCATAAAAATGGTATTAATGAAAATACAATAATTTGAATAATACTGTTAGTCAATTTTTTTATTAGCAAATCCATAATTAAATCTCCCTTCTATTTATTCTTACACTATAATATATAATATAATTAAAGTAAAAAGTCAACAGTCAAATATTAGTAATTTTGATTATATAAAAAGAAAATGGCTCAATAGGACCTAAAAACATAATTCCTTAATAAAAAAGCTTTAGGAAATCTCATACTTTTGCTTTAGCAAAAGTAAATGTATCGAAAATACATCAAAAATTTTTTAGGATTTCTTTCAGAAATACTATTGCTTGTAAACAAGCAATAGTTGATATCTTCAGGATAATTGTATCTAAAGATGCAATTACTCCCGTCAGACCTACTGTTTGTTGTTTAAGAATAAACAACAAAAGTTAGGGCTAGATTGACTATGCTCAAGATGACGGATAAGGAAGTACCTTTGTTAAATAGCTTACCGTTACCAGTAAATCAGCTTGCGATTTGTTTTTAAAAATTATAATAAACAAAAAAAGTTTAGTAACTAAAACTGAAAAAATCAGCCTTAATCACTAAACTAAATTCATTTCTAATTACTCTTATAAATTATAACTGGAGTATTTATCTCAACATTATCGTAAATTTGTTTTACTTTTTCTAGCGGAGTATTTATACAACCATAACTTCCTGATGTCTTATATATTTCTCCTCCGAATTTTCCGTTTCTCCAAGTAGCATCGTGAATTCCTACACCTTTCCAGTTTATAGGCATCCAATAGTCAACATGTGCAACATAATCATATCCTTGTGGAGAAAGACCTTTAAGATTTCTGTCTTTTTCTCTACTCCAAACTTTCATTACACCTACAGGTGTTTCAACGTTTTTGCTTACATCCCCAGTAACTATATCAGTATCTAAAAGAAGTTTTCCTTCTTTGTAAAACCACATATGTTGTCTAGTAAGGTCAATTTCAATGTAAGTTTTACCTATATCATCCTCTTTATCATAATATAATCCTTGGTGCAAGAAAACTGGATCAATTGTATCAGATTCAAATTTTAATAGTTTTTCAACTAAAACATCTTTAGTCTTATTAACATCAATTTGCCAACCATATATTCCATCTTTTCCAGGAATCACAACTTCTCCCTTTCCAGTAGTTTGGAATTTTCTATCCATTCCAAAAGTATCATATTTAATTGCAAGTCTTCTTACATAATCTCTTGCCTTTTGTTCATCAGGTTTCAATTCTCCATCGACAAAAGTAAAAATATTTGCTAAAATTTCACCATCTAATACTTCTTTATTTGAACCGATATTTATTTCATATTTTAACTTTGAAATTTTTTCATATTTTGAAAGAGCATCTTGTAAAGATTTATCATCTTTTTTAAGTTTTGGTTGTTCAGAAATAGTATTCATATCAATACTTTCTTTTCTCTCAGAGAGAGCAAGTAAAATGGCTTCTTTCAATTTTTCTTTTGTTGTATAAGTTCCCATAACTTCATCTTGAATACTATACTTGCCATCTTTATATACTATCTTAGCATCTTCTGGATGTTTCATACCCTTTAAAATTAAAGTATTTTGTAAAAATTCTTCAAACTTATCATTATCATAACTAATATTTACTTCCAATTTGAAATCGCGACTTGTGAAAAATGCCATAGGCCAAGTGAATTGATTTTGTAAAATTTTCTTATCCGCTAAATATTCTTCCTTATAATTTATCTTTTCAGGTTTAAAAAAATCACTTTTTCCATCAGAACGATTTAACTTAATAGAAACATCTGTCCAGTCTTTATTAAAAACATCATCAATCATTACATAACTTACATCATTACCATTTATTTTAGTGTTAGGCAGAGCAATAAAAGAAAATATTATAACACCTAATAAATAAATTGATAAAATTAACGCTCCGACAAATATACATATCTTTTTAGCTAATTTTTTTCCTGAATTTACTTTTTTGGTATCTTCCATCAAAAAATACACCTCCATTTTTACGAAAATATCTAATTAATAATCTATTATATACCATAAAACTTGTTATTATAATCATTTCAAATAATTGGATTAATATATCAAAAGAATTATTAATCAATATTATCTTCTAATTTTATCATATTTAATTTTAAAAGTAAAATCATTAAAAAACTTGTATTTCCTTAGTTAAAAGTTTATAATATATTTAGTAAGGAGGAAGATAAATGCTTAACATTTTTTTAATTTCCGACTCTACGGGAGAAACAGCGGAGCAACTTGCACGTGCCGCTCTTGCTCAGTTTAATAACATTAAGTATGCTCTTAAAAGATTTTCTCATATAAGAGAGTTTTCAGATCTTTCTGAGATACTGAACAAATGTAAAGAAACTGAAAATTCTATTTTATTTTATTCTTTAGTTGATGCTCCACTTTTGGATTATGTTAAAAAGTTTTCAGAATTACATTCTATAACTAATGTAGATTTGCTTTCTGCGTCCATTTTAGCTATCCAAAGAGTGAGCAATATTACTCCTGGAAATACACCAGGGGCTCTTAGAAAGCTGAATGAAGAATATTTTAAAAGAATTGACTCTATCGAATTTGCAGTTCGTTACGATGATGGCAAAGATCCTAGAGGAGTTTTGATTGCAGACCTTGTAATAATTGGAATTTCTCGAACATCTAAGACTCCTTTGTCAATGTATCTTGCAAATAAAAATATTAGAGTTGCAAATATTCCTCTGGTACCAGAAACACCTGTACCTGAAGAATTATTCCAAGTTTCGCCCAAAAAAGTTATAGGCTTAACTAACACACCCGAAAAGTTGGAAAGTATAAGAAAGGAAAGACTGAAATCTTTAGGTCTTCCTGATAATAGTATTTATTCAAATTCAAATAGAATACTTGAAGAACTTGAATATTCTAGCCGAATAATGAAAAAAATAGGCTGTCCTGTAATAGATGTATCAGCAAAAGCTATAGAAGAAACAGCTGACATTATCTTGAAACATCTATTAAAAATTAATAAGTAATTGGAGGAAAAAATGAGCAAATTTGTTTACAATTTTGATGAAGGCAATAAAGACATGAGAGCTTTATTGGGAGGTAAAGGTGCCAACCTTGCCGAAATGACTAATATTGGACTAAATGTTCCTTTTGGTTTTACTATTACTACTGAGGCTTGTAATAATTTTTACAAAAATGACGAAAAAATTTCTGAAAGTCTAATTGAAGAAATTAAAACTCACATAAAAGACTGTGAAAACAAGCTACAAAAAAGTTTTTCAAGCACAGAAAATCCTCTATTATTTTCTGTAAGAAGTGGTGCCGTTATATCAATGCCTGGTATGATGGATACTATTCTTAACTTAGGTCTTAATGATAAATCAGTTATCGGTCTAGCAAACTCTACAAATAATGAAAGATTTGCATTTGATAGTTACAGAAGATTTATCCAAATGTTCAGCGATGTTGCTATGGAAATTCCAAAAATTTATTTTGAAAACGAACTTGATAAAATCAAGGAAGAAAAAAATGTAAAAATGGATACTGAATTAACTGCTGAAGATTTAAAAATTTTAGTTGAAAAATTTAAGAAAATTTTCAAACAAGAAACAGGCAAAGAATTCCCACAAGATCCAATTGAACAATTAATCATTGCTATTAAAGCAGTTTTCAAATCTTGGATGAATCCTAGAGCCATCGTTTATAGAAAATTAAATGGTATTGACGATTCGCTTGGAACTGCTGTAAATGTTCAAGCTATGGTTTTCGGTAATATGGGTAACACAAGTGGTACTGGTGTAGCTTTCTCTCGTAACCCAAGTACAGGAGAAAATAAATTATTCGGAGAATTTTTAATGAATGCACAAGGCGAAGATGTTGTTGCAGGTATTAGAACTCCAGAATCAATTGAAAAACTAAAAGAAATTATGCCTGAAGTTTATGATGAATTCTTAAGAATTGCAAAAACTTTGGAAAAACATTATAAAGATATGCAAGACTTGGAATTTACAATTGAAAAAGGTAAATTATACTTATTACAAACAAGAAACGGAAAAAGAACTACAGATGCTGCAATCAATGTAGCAGTAGATTTAGTTAATGAAGGATTAATTTCTAAAGAAGAAGCTATTTTAAGAGTTGAACCAAAGAGTTTATACCAACTTCTTCACCCTATCTTCAATGCTGAAATGATGAAAAATACTCCTATCTTGGCAAGAGGACTAGCTGCTTCTCCAGGAGCTGCAAGTGGTAAAGTTTATTTCCACTCAAAAGATATAGTTGATGCAGTTAAATCAGGAGAAAAAGTAATCTTAGTTCGTCAAGAAACTTCTCCTGAAGACATCGAAGGAATGGTTGAAGCTGAAGGCATCTTGACTGCAAGAGGTGGTATGACTTCTCATGCTGCCGTAGTTGCAAGAGGTATGGGTAAATGTTGTATCGCAGGAGCAAGTGAAATCAAAGTTGATGAAATTGAAAAAGTTATAAAAACTCAAAACGAGGTTATCAAAGAAGGTGATATAATTTCTCTTGACGGAACAACAGGAATTATTTACAAAGGTGAAATTGAAAAATTAAACCCAAAATTAACAGGAAACTTTAAAATATTCATGGATTGGGTAAATGAAATAAAAGTTTTAGGAGTTAGAGCTAATGCTGATAACCCTAGAGATGCAAAACAAGCTATTGAATTCGGAGCTGAAGGAATAGGACTTTGTAGAACTGAACATATGTTCTTTGACAAAGACAGAATACCTGTTGTAAGACAAATGATTCTTTCAGAAACTATTGAACAAAGAGTTGAAGCATTAGAAAAAATTAGACCAATGCAAGAAAAAGATTTCTATGATATCTACTGTGTATTAAAAGAAAAAACAGCAACAATCAGATTACTTGATCCACCTCTACATGAATTCTTACCTTATGAAGACGAAGATATTAAAAACTTAGCAAAAGAAATGAATATCGACGAAGGTCATCTAAGAGATGTAATCACAGATTTGGAAGAAGTAAACCCAATGCTTGGACATAGAGGTTGTCGTCTTGCAGTTACTTATCCTGAAATATATAGAATGCAAGCAAAAGCTATAATAAATGCTGCAATAAAAGCACAAAAAGATTTGAATATCTCAATTACTCCTGAAATAATGATTCCATTAGTTGGAGAAATTGAAGAATTAAAATATGTAAAAAGAGAAATCGTTGAAGAAATCGAAATGACTTTAAAAGAATTGAATGAAAACATTAAGTACAAAATTGGAACAATGATTGAAATTCCAAGAGCTGCCCTACTTGCTGATGAAATCGCAACAGAAGCTGAATTCTTTAGTTATGGTACAAATGACTTAACACAAATGACATTCGGTTTTTCAAGAGATGATGCCGGAAAATTCTTAAACGAATATGAAAATAAAAAAATATTCGACTTTAATCCATTTGCAAAATTGGATCAAAAAGGTGTTGGTAAATTAGTAAAAATGTCTTTCAAACTTGGAAGAGAAACTAACCCTCATCTTCATGTAGGAATTTGTGGTGAACATGGTGGCGATCCTGATACAATTGAATTCTTAAATTCTGTAGGAATTGACTATGTATCATGTTCTCCTTTCAGAGTGCCAATCGCAAGACTTGCAGCAGCACAAGCAAAAATTAAACAAAGTAAATAAACTTTAACTAAGAGAAATAAAAAACAAAATGGATAGCGAAATGCTATCCATTTCAGATTGATGACAAAGGTGTCAATGAGAAAACATTGGCACTTTTTTAGTGGAGAAAAGAGAGAAAAAGTAGTATAATAATATAAAAGGAGATGTTAAAAATGCTACATAAGAATGATGAAAATAGAGTAAATCAAGTACAAATGGTAAGTATAGATTCTTTAGTTCCAGAGAGTCATCTTTTAAGGAAAATAGATGAAACAATAGATTTTTCCTTTATTTATGATTTAATAGAATATAAATATTGTTTAGATAATGGTAGACCAAGTATAGATCCAATAGTACTTTTTAAAATAATATTTTTAAAATACATTTTTGGAATAAAAAGTATGAGACAAACAATAAGAGAAATAGAGGTAAATGTAGCATATAGATGGTTTTTAGGATATGATTTTTATGATAAGATACCACATTATACAACATATGGACAAAATTACAAGAGAAGGTTTAAAGATACAGATATATTTGAAAAGATATTTGTAAATATATTAAGGCAAGCAGAGAAGCAAGGCTTTGTAGATGAAAAGATACAATTTGTAGATTCAACCCATGTAAAAGCACATGCGAATAGACATAAGAATATAGAAGTAAAGATAGAAAAGAAAGCAAAGAAATATCATAGTCAATTAAATGAAGAGATAAAGAAAGATAGAGAATTAAAAGGGAAAAAGGAATTAAGTCCCACCAATGGAAAAGAAATAGTAAAAAAAGTAGAAAGTACAACAGATAAAGAAAGTGGATTATTCCATAAGGGAGAACATAAAGAGGTTTTTGCATATAGTGTACAAACAAGTTGTGATAAAAATGGCTGGGTGTTAGCTTGTAGAAGTTATGCAGGAAATTTACATGATAGTGAAACATTTATGGATTTTTACGAAAAGGACTTAAAGAAATTCGAGTTAAGAAAAATAGTAATGGATGCAGGATATAAAACACCGGCAATAGCAAAGATGTTGATAGATGATAAGATACAACCTGTATTACCATACACAAGGTCAAAAGGAAAGAGAAAAGAAGGATTTTATCCAAGAGATTATGTATATGATGAATATTATGATTGTTACATCTGCCCAGAAAATGAGATAATAAAATATAGTACGACGACAAGAGAGGGATATAGAGAATATAAAAGTGATAAAAATAAATGCAGTAAGTGTAAGAATTTAGATAAGTGTACAGAAAGAAAAACAAACAAAAAGTAATAACGAGACATATATGGAAGAATTACTTAGAAGAATGTGAAGAATACAGATATACAAAAAGAGGGAAAGAAGAATATAAGAGAAGAAAAGAGACAATAGAAAGAACATTCGGAACGGTAAAAGAATATCATGGATTTAGATATACAAATGAGAAATGGAAAGCAAAAATGCAAATAAAAGCTCTCCTAACTTTTGCGTGTCTAAATATGAAGAAATTAGCAAATATGATGAGCAGATTAGGTAGAAAGAGACCTAATTTTTTAATTTTTAAGGAAATTTATAGAAAATTTAAGATTTTAACAAAATTTCAGATGATTTTTAATTAAAAACAAAAATACATAAAAAAAGCACAGACAAAATTTATGCTTTGTCTGCGCTCTGAAATGGATAGCGAAATGCTATCCATTTTAATTTATATATACAGCAAATATGACCCCTAAAGTTTTCCGTCTTCAACATATTTCACATAAAGTGCTAAAATAGCACAAAAGAGAAATCCAAAAAAACTAAATATTTATTTTCATAAATTAAAGCTCTCTCTAAAAATTTAGAACTTAACATAATATCCCCAGCGAAAGAAATTACAATAAGTTTATTTTTAAAATTGAAAATATATAGAATAATTTTTAGTATAAAAACACTAATAAATACTAGGTAAAAATACATCAAACTTCTGCAATCAATATATTCAAATAAAAATAAATATAAAGGTATGTAAATAACAATAATTAATAATATCCCTATAAACTTTTTTATAATATTATTTTTACTTTTATCTAACTTCATTTTGTATTCCTCACTCTATCCAATTTGTAGTCTGCTCTAAATTTGTAAAAAATCTTCTTTTTATTTTTTCTTCTTAACTTTAGGGAAAGGTAATTCATCATACATTGTATCAAATAAGCCTTTTAGATACATTTTATCTTCAACGTCATCAACTAATAGCATTTCCTTTGCTCCTTCGTAAGGCAATTGAAATTGTACATCAGAAACATAGTCAATAGCTTTCTTTGTAGCTTTTACTAAAAATCTGTCATCATATATTCCGCCAATAACTTTCTCTTTATAATAGATAATATATTCTCCCA
Above is a genomic segment from Parvimonas micra containing:
- a CDS encoding ABC transporter permease subunit — protein: MKIFIALLKKEYLESVRNKKLFIMSFIFLFLGILGPITAKISPEILKSFLGEELAKGLQEPTFIDSWVQFFKNVTQLGFIFIVIIFSNYIVNEFSKKTLVNLVAKGLPRFQIVISKMVFASLLWTVSLIIYCLIFNIYTTYIFKENVEILLAIKASIPIWIFGIFLIILECFASFVFRNTVGALSTLVITVALQFLIGMYDKIAKFLPIFLFSDNINLIKGSISFADYRYSILTTILLTILMIFTSIFVLNRKEI
- a CDS encoding ABC transporter ATP-binding protein, whose product is MNILTVNNLRKTFNGNDVIKDLSFSIKEKQIFGFLGKNGAGKTTTMKIILGFLKADCGEILVFDEKVHFGNTKTNRFIGYLPDVPEFYDYMTSKEYLNLCGEITGLSKSEIKERTEEMLNLVGLKDENKRIGKFSRGMKQRLGIAQALFNKPKLLICDEPTSALDPIGRKEILDILLKIKEHTTVLFSTHILQDVERVCDEFLILNEGVNCLNGNISDIKNMGFKDKISIEFFNIEDRDLFLSKFETNNIKVELNDCSVIFSSFENLKYIENRIFRTVLDNDLLIGSYNIIKPSLEDLFIEVIK
- a CDS encoding PLD nuclease N-terminal domain-containing protein, producing MDFLREHFLILLPIIIINITLLVVALRHCLKHQNYRYGNRLIWICVIVLIQTIGPISYFVFGSEE
- a CDS encoding GntR family transcriptional regulator — protein: MFFIDTLSEVPIYTQICNGIIKEIAEGNLKNGDELPSVRQLAKDFGINPMTVNKAYGILKSENVIEIDRRVGSIVYVRCTEKNIENIKENLQNLINEVKMRNLGKEFLLDFIERSF
- a CDS encoding CPBP family intramembrane glutamic endopeptidase, giving the protein MENLQEKKWYDNVLWICIISYAIIYITQIVGGWITPRLLRLLFTSGLFKANEFSYTFIMYILSIYIWFGVLFVLLVFKNNHYIIDKITTKAKGNTIAYLFLGLLLGFVLNGFCALIAMINGDFPLRFSLFEMFPAIGLLFAVFVQSSAEELLCRGFMYQRLLKSTNSPAFVIIFNSLFFAALHLFNNGMSILPFYCIFIFGVFASMIIYYFDSLWMAMGLHTMWNFTQSILLGLPNSGNNVPYSIFKIGGSVKGSFAYNPTFGLEGTILSSVLMTVCCLALYLWKSKKNKEEVVLN
- a CDS encoding CPBP family intramembrane glutamic endopeptidase; amino-acid sequence: MDLLIKKLTNSIIQIIVFSLIPFLWWLVTSRKKMSFFEWIGLKKVKNLKENKLSAWILMVIVLVSIFSVFIFYILKNVNVAYSEYTGLGIKALPSILVYAFFNTSFPEEILFRGFLLKRIGNKFGFTVGNLIQALLFGCIHGILFFSAVGILKSIVITLFTGMIGWIIGYINEKKAGGSILIGWGMHAFFNTVSGICYTFLV
- a CDS encoding L,D-transpeptidase family protein, encoding MEDTKKVNSGKKLAKKICIFVGALILSIYLLGVIIFSFIALPNTKINGNDVSYVMIDDVFNKDWTDVSIKLNRSDGKSDFFKPEKINYKEEYLADKKILQNQFTWPMAFFTSRDFKLEVNISYDNDKFEEFLQNTLILKGMKHPEDAKIVYKDGKYSIQDEVMGTYTTKEKLKEAILLALSERKESIDMNTISEQPKLKKDDKSLQDALSKYEKISKLKYEINIGSNKEVLDGEILANIFTFVDGELKPDEQKARDYVRRLAIKYDTFGMDRKFQTTGKGEVVIPGKDGIYGWQIDVNKTKDVLVEKLLKFESDTIDPVFLHQGLYYDKEDDIGKTYIEIDLTRQHMWFYKEGKLLLDTDIVTGDVSKNVETPVGVMKVWSREKDRNLKGLSPQGYDYVAHVDYWMPINWKGVGIHDATWRNGKFGGEIYKTSGSYGCINTPLEKVKQIYDNVEINTPVIIYKSN
- a CDS encoding pyruvate, water dikinase regulatory protein, with amino-acid sequence MLNIFLISDSTGETAEQLARAALAQFNNIKYALKRFSHIREFSDLSEILNKCKETENSILFYSLVDAPLLDYVKKFSELHSITNVDLLSASILAIQRVSNITPGNTPGALRKLNEEYFKRIDSIEFAVRYDDGKDPRGVLIADLVIIGISRTSKTPLSMYLANKNIRVANIPLVPETPVPEELFQVSPKKVIGLTNTPEKLESIRKERLKSLGLPDNSIYSNSNRILEELEYSSRIMKKIGCPVIDVSAKAIEETADIILKHLLKINK